In one uncultured Methanoregula sp. genomic region, the following are encoded:
- the acsC gene encoding acetyl-CoA decarbonylase/synthase complex subunit gamma translates to MALKALDIYKLLPKKNCKECGDPTCLTFAMKLAGGKADVDLCPYLSDEAKSVLGATTRPPIRLVKIGVGERSFKVGEEFVLYRHEKTFYHPPGIIFKVSDTQKAEEIAAVTRRVRDEIFPRVGSDLRFSGIAIENASGDAETFARAVATVENEQAHLPPVLIAKNPAALSAALVHCGSYRPLLHAATAGNFREMCSLAKLHGCPLVIRSDTLDGLAQLAKDCTAEGVQDLVMDLAPATLGDYIVRSTSIRQLAITRAAPELGYPVYLDATKTGQEKAATALGIVKYASVIVTSPLSSGPAKAALTLRQNIYTDPQKPIQMNPGIYRVGTPDKDAPVLMTVNFSLTFFTLQGYLESTRIPCFMLIVDTEGLSVLTAVAAGKLNETLVRDSLKKFGVENEVSHRKLIIPGYASPLSGRIEDATGWKVLVGPRDAAEIGEFLVEEWKK, encoded by the coding sequence CAAGCTCCTCCCCAAGAAGAACTGCAAGGAGTGCGGCGATCCCACCTGCCTCACCTTTGCCATGAAACTGGCAGGCGGGAAAGCGGACGTGGATCTCTGCCCGTACCTGAGCGACGAAGCAAAATCCGTTCTCGGCGCAACAACCCGGCCACCAATCCGGCTCGTCAAGATCGGGGTGGGGGAACGATCGTTCAAAGTCGGCGAGGAGTTTGTTCTCTACCGGCACGAGAAGACATTCTACCACCCGCCGGGGATTATCTTTAAGGTCAGCGATACCCAGAAAGCGGAGGAGATCGCGGCAGTGACCCGGAGGGTGCGGGACGAGATCTTCCCCCGCGTTGGATCTGATCTCCGCTTCAGCGGTATCGCGATAGAGAATGCGAGCGGTGACGCAGAGACTTTTGCCAGGGCGGTTGCAACGGTAGAGAACGAGCAGGCACATCTTCCCCCGGTGCTCATCGCAAAGAACCCTGCCGCACTCTCGGCAGCGCTCGTTCACTGCGGCTCCTACCGGCCGCTTTTGCATGCTGCAACAGCCGGGAATTTCAGGGAGATGTGTTCCCTTGCAAAACTGCACGGCTGCCCGCTCGTGATCCGGTCGGACACGCTCGACGGACTTGCACAGCTTGCAAAAGACTGCACCGCGGAAGGCGTACAGGATCTCGTCATGGACCTGGCTCCCGCAACTCTCGGGGACTATATTGTCCGGTCAACCAGTATCCGGCAGCTTGCCATCACCCGGGCCGCCCCCGAGCTCGGTTACCCGGTGTACCTGGATGCGACAAAGACGGGACAGGAGAAAGCGGCAACCGCCCTTGGCATCGTCAAGTATGCCTCGGTCATTGTGACAAGTCCCTTAAGTTCCGGGCCCGCGAAAGCTGCCCTCACCCTGCGCCAGAACATCTACACTGATCCCCAGAAACCGATCCAGATGAACCCCGGGATCTACCGCGTGGGTACCCCGGACAAGGACGCCCCGGTGCTCATGACGGTGAACTTCTCGCTCACGTTCTTCACGCTCCAGGGCTACCTGGAATCCACCCGGATCCCCTGTTTCATGCTGATCGTTGATACGGAAGGACTCTCTGTCCTGACCGCTGTTGCAGCCGGTAAACTGAACGAGACGCTCGTGCGGGACTCCTTAAAGAAGTTTGGCGTTGAGAACGAAGTCTCCCACCGGAAGCTTATCATCCCCGGGTACGCCTCCCCGCTCTCCGGGAGAATCGAGGACGCAACCGGCTGGAAAGTGCTGGTCGGCCCCCGGGATGCTGCGGAGATCGGCGAGTTCCTTGTCGAGGAGTGGAAGAAATAA
- a CDS encoding ASKHA domain-containing protein, translated as MRTVTFLPTYRKVEIPRGTTILDAAQKAGLNINVVCGGQGKCGKCVVYIQSGRAEFDRQKYGRFFSEEELQKGACLACETLVQGDLHVVVPEHTLIQEQKILVEGLEQAIDFRPSVRKYYVELQAPTLSDPSPDLSRLLWGIQKNGGPVAEKMYAPLEVLREIPGILRHSDWKVTGTIGLVPGGYRLIDLQENDTSKRVYGASVDLGSTTVVVYLWDLVTGKVVNVASNYNKQISCGEDILARVNFARKNGLVRLQALAAESINQALTTASNSAGIDREDIYEVVVAGNTVMTHMLLGIDPAYMIAEPYVPVVRRALSVAAGRLGITINPNGGLFAFPAVSDFIGGDIIADILACGMGERDEISLLIDIGTNFEVVLGNKEWMFSCAGAAGPALEGGEVLFGMRANPGAIEKLSIDPVTLTPKYSTINDIRPQGICGSGLIDLLAELLCTCVIDRTGRINTGITNPRIRTTGHFPEYVIAWAKETEIGKDIVITENDIKNLIMSKASIHAACLTLMKEAGVTRHEITTIYFAGAFGNYIDKKNATIIGLIPEIPFDQIKNMGNGAVTGANIALINRRARKTLDEIAFKIAYIELNAENSFMDEYTSSTFLPHTDLTLFPMVEKIVNSCRLRKE; from the coding sequence ATGCGAACCGTCACATTTCTCCCGACATACCGCAAGGTCGAGATCCCCCGGGGCACAACCATTCTCGATGCAGCCCAGAAAGCCGGCCTGAACATCAACGTAGTCTGCGGCGGCCAGGGGAAGTGCGGCAAGTGCGTTGTCTACATCCAGTCCGGCAGGGCCGAATTTGACCGGCAGAAATATGGCCGTTTCTTCTCGGAAGAAGAACTCCAGAAGGGCGCCTGCCTCGCCTGCGAGACGCTGGTGCAGGGTGACCTCCACGTAGTTGTGCCCGAGCACACGCTGATTCAGGAGCAGAAGATCCTTGTCGAGGGGCTCGAACAGGCGATCGATTTCCGACCGTCCGTCAGGAAATACTATGTCGAGCTCCAGGCCCCGACCTTAAGCGATCCGTCACCGGACCTTTCCCGGCTCCTCTGGGGCATCCAGAAGAACGGCGGGCCCGTGGCCGAGAAGATGTACGCCCCGCTCGAAGTGCTCCGCGAGATCCCGGGCATCCTCCGGCACAGCGACTGGAAGGTGACCGGCACCATCGGCCTCGTCCCCGGGGGATACCGGCTCATCGATCTCCAGGAGAACGATACTTCGAAACGCGTTTATGGGGCTTCTGTGGATCTCGGGTCGACAACGGTCGTTGTTTATCTCTGGGACCTTGTCACGGGCAAGGTCGTAAATGTTGCCTCGAACTACAACAAGCAGATCAGCTGCGGTGAGGATATCCTTGCCCGGGTCAATTTCGCCCGGAAGAACGGGCTTGTCAGGCTGCAGGCGCTTGCCGCCGAGAGCATCAACCAGGCCCTCACCACTGCATCCAACTCTGCCGGGATCGACCGCGAGGACATCTATGAAGTAGTGGTTGCCGGCAATACGGTGATGACCCACATGCTCCTCGGGATCGACCCGGCGTACATGATCGCCGAGCCCTATGTCCCGGTCGTACGCCGGGCCCTCTCGGTGGCAGCGGGCCGGCTCGGCATAACCATCAACCCGAACGGCGGGCTCTTTGCCTTCCCTGCGGTCAGCGATTTCATAGGCGGGGATATCATTGCCGACATCCTTGCCTGCGGCATGGGTGAGCGCGACGAGATCTCGCTCCTGATAGATATCGGGACCAACTTCGAGGTCGTGCTCGGCAATAAGGAATGGATGTTCTCCTGTGCCGGCGCGGCCGGGCCTGCCCTTGAAGGAGGGGAAGTACTCTTCGGCATGCGTGCCAACCCGGGCGCTATCGAGAAACTTTCCATTGACCCGGTAACACTCACCCCGAAGTATTCGACCATCAACGATATACGGCCACAGGGCATCTGCGGATCGGGCCTCATCGACCTGCTCGCCGAGCTCCTCTGCACCTGCGTGATCGACCGGACCGGCCGGATCAACACGGGTATCACGAACCCGCGTATCCGCACAACCGGCCATTTTCCTGAGTACGTGATCGCGTGGGCAAAGGAGACCGAGATTGGAAAAGACATCGTTATCACCGAGAACGATATCAAGAACCTCATCATGAGCAAAGCCTCCATCCACGCTGCCTGCTTAACGCTGATGAAAGAGGCGGGTGTCACCCGTCACGAGATCACGACCATCTACTTTGCCGGGGCGTTCGGGAACTATATCGACAAGAAGAACGCTACCATCATCGGCCTCATCCCTGAGATCCCGTTCGACCAGATCAAGAACATGGGGAACGGGGCCGTGACCGGGGCCAACATTGCCCTCATCAACCGCAGGGCGAGAAAAACCCTTGATGAAATTGCGTTCAAAATCGCGTACATTGAACTCAATGCAGAGAACTCGTTCATGGACGAATATACCTCGAGCACCTTTTTGCCCCACACGGATCTCACCCTCTTTCCCATGGTCGAGAAGATCGTGAACAGCTGCCGGCTCAGGAAGGAGTGA
- a CDS encoding AAA family ATPase — translation MTDHPFTIALSGKGGTGKTTISSLLVRSFIDLGHAPVLAVDADPNANLHEALGVAVNETLGSMREEAFSRNIPPGMNRHDYVRYRFRQSLVEANGFDLVAMGRPEGSGCYCFANDLLSECMLQLEREYHFIVIDTEAGMEHISRGTIGKPDLLLIVSDPGARGLRTIARIREIATQLGLEKEKIHVVFNQYKTGAAPIDIGEENPIAIIPDDPAVESADLAATPVSLIPPGSPARVAVRELAEKIRDMAKTNKN, via the coding sequence ATGACCGACCATCCGTTTACGATTGCACTCTCCGGCAAAGGAGGGACCGGCAAGACAACGATCAGCTCGCTCCTGGTCCGCTCGTTCATCGACCTCGGACATGCCCCGGTGCTCGCAGTCGACGCAGACCCGAATGCCAACCTGCACGAAGCGCTCGGCGTTGCTGTCAACGAGACGCTCGGGAGCATGCGGGAGGAAGCATTCTCCCGGAACATCCCACCCGGCATGAACCGGCACGATTATGTGCGGTACCGCTTCCGGCAGTCGCTTGTCGAGGCGAACGGTTTCGATCTCGTGGCCATGGGCCGGCCAGAAGGGAGCGGCTGCTACTGTTTTGCAAATGATCTCCTGTCGGAATGCATGCTCCAGCTCGAACGGGAGTATCACTTCATCGTCATCGACACCGAGGCGGGAATGGAGCACATAAGCAGAGGCACTATCGGTAAGCCCGACCTGCTCCTGATCGTGAGCGATCCCGGCGCACGGGGTCTCCGGACCATAGCCCGCATCCGTGAGATCGCAACCCAGCTCGGCCTTGAGAAGGAGAAGATCCACGTGGTCTTCAACCAGTACAAGACCGGGGCAGCGCCCATTGACATCGGCGAAGAGAATCCCATTGCCATTATCCCGGACGATCCGGCGGTCGAGAGTGCGGACCTTGCGGCAACACCGGTCTCGCTTATCCCGCCGGGCAGCCCGGCGCGGGTTGCGGTCCGGGAGCTGGCGGAGAAGATCCGGGATATGGCCAAAACGAATAAAAACTGA
- a CDS encoding helix-turn-helix domain-containing protein, whose translation MIDDSLLSQMKEIGMSEYEAKVYVILSALRVASAREIHEQIKIPRGRIYETLTTLAQKGFIVSSGKSPVRYSPVDVMQTFERLKRESVKSLEGLYERLKALETETPVPPMQGYKLYTDWTRDNPIRMILHRAKSEIILLCDDEEFLKKYSSDISRAAKRVSVYLVVGRPELAGFAPIKCYAGGRDIESSLFHNEVGESNGLSMKLFLMADRCESLSIMEENGNLTGIFIYPDIYASYMSRKVVQEIEPVERSRKAT comes from the coding sequence ATGATTGATGACTCGTTACTTTCGCAGATGAAAGAGATCGGGATGAGTGAATACGAAGCGAAAGTATACGTGATCCTGTCAGCATTGCGGGTGGCAAGTGCCCGTGAAATTCATGAACAGATAAAGATCCCCCGTGGCAGGATCTATGAAACGCTTACTACGCTCGCCCAGAAAGGGTTTATTGTCTCCTCGGGTAAGTCGCCGGTGCGGTACTCGCCGGTTGATGTTATGCAAACGTTTGAGCGGCTGAAACGGGAATCGGTGAAGTCTCTTGAAGGATTGTATGAGCGTCTGAAAGCCCTGGAAACCGAAACACCCGTACCGCCCATGCAGGGCTATAAACTGTATACTGACTGGACCCGGGATAACCCGATCCGGATGATCTTGCACAGGGCGAAATCAGAAATTATCCTTCTGTGCGATGATGAAGAATTCTTGAAAAAATATAGCAGTGATATTTCACGTGCGGCAAAACGGGTTTCTGTGTACCTTGTTGTCGGAAGACCAGAACTTGCCGGATTCGCTCCGATAAAGTGCTATGCTGGTGGCAGGGATATCGAGTCATCCCTCTTTCATAATGAAGTGGGAGAGAGCAATGGGCTTTCGATGAAATTGTTTTTGATGGCTGATCGCTGTGAGTCCCTGTCGATCATGGAAGAAAACGGGAACCTGACGGGAATTTTTATCTACCCTGATATTTATGCCAGTTATATGTCGCGAAAAGTTGTGCAGGAAATAGAGCCGGTTGAGAGATCGCGTAAGGCTACCTGA
- a CDS encoding MFS transporter, whose product MNPAPFKPSKWTLLFLMLSAMMILMGGAAVAPALPLISQAFPDASDAAISLIVTLPALAIAITGIFLGMLSDRIGKIKVLAASVAVFTIAGSSGFYLNSIPAIFVGRFILGIGIAGIICTTSSLIVSYYDGITRARVLGYQAAAMGLGVVILEVAGGLLAGISWRAAFLIYLLGVVIFAGILVTMKEPVRPNVGKRREASGESGAASDESVGALYETFPATPLLMAYITLFMGNLLFFLMPTKFPYLIAHMDAARIMGENTALTAGIFLGISGCASALLGIFYGRIAWRFHRYTILTISLLGFGTGLCCLGFATSLVTVAFAVIMIGVGEGLLMPTILTWIAAITPQQFLGRAMGGFSVSLNIGQFASALAAVPVIALVATYSNMFLAFGCVALVLAVLYVVVLIKEKYYTVPLAAQNDLPLVSQK is encoded by the coding sequence ATGAATCCAGCACCATTCAAACCATCGAAATGGACCCTTCTTTTTCTCATGCTTTCAGCAATGATGATTCTCATGGGAGGAGCAGCTGTTGCTCCGGCTCTGCCATTAATCAGCCAGGCATTTCCCGATGCATCAGATGCCGCCATATCCTTAATTGTAACCCTTCCCGCACTTGCAATTGCCATCACGGGCATATTCCTCGGGATGCTTTCGGACAGGATCGGCAAGATCAAGGTCCTTGCGGCCTCCGTTGCTGTCTTCACCATTGCTGGAAGTTCCGGATTTTACCTCAACTCCATACCAGCAATTTTTGTTGGCAGGTTCATTCTTGGGATCGGCATTGCCGGTATCATCTGCACGACATCTTCCCTGATTGTCAGTTATTACGATGGAATTACCCGTGCCAGGGTTCTCGGTTACCAGGCCGCTGCAATGGGCCTGGGGGTAGTAATTCTTGAAGTAGCCGGTGGACTCCTTGCCGGTATTTCCTGGCGTGCCGCGTTCCTGATTTACCTGCTTGGCGTTGTCATCTTCGCAGGGATTCTTGTAACAATGAAAGAGCCCGTGCGTCCAAACGTTGGAAAGAGAAGGGAAGCATCCGGTGAAAGCGGGGCAGCATCCGATGAATCCGTGGGAGCACTGTATGAAACATTCCCAGCCACCCCCCTTCTCATGGCATATATCACCCTGTTCATGGGTAACCTGCTGTTCTTCTTAATGCCTACAAAATTCCCCTACCTGATTGCACATATGGATGCGGCACGGATCATGGGTGAAAACACTGCGCTTACCGCCGGGATATTCCTGGGAATTTCGGGTTGTGCTTCAGCACTCCTGGGAATCTTTTACGGGAGGATTGCCTGGAGATTCCACCGGTACACCATCCTCACCATTTCCCTTCTCGGCTTTGGAACCGGCCTGTGCTGTCTTGGGTTTGCCACGTCGCTTGTCACCGTCGCGTTCGCGGTGATCATGATCGGTGTCGGCGAGGGCCTTCTGATGCCGACGATCCTGACCTGGATTGCCGCAATCACGCCGCAACAGTTCCTCGGGCGGGCAATGGGCGGGTTCTCAGTATCGTTAAACATCGGCCAGTTTGCTTCCGCACTTGCTGCAGTGCCCGTCATTGCCCTTGTTGCAACCTACAGCAATATGTTCCTTGCATTCGGATGTGTGGCGTTAGTGCTCGCTGTGCTGTATGTTGTCGTGCTGATAAAGGAAAAATATTATACTGTGCCTCTGGCAGCCCAGAATGACCTGCCCCTGGTATCCCAAAAATAA
- a CDS encoding arginine decarboxylase, pyruvoyl-dependent, producing MFVPTKIFFTKGVGVHKDRLGSFELALRKAGIEKCNLVYVSSIFPPNCKQISRAEGLRGLKAGGITFCVMARNETNEPNRLVSSAIGLALPADENEYGYLSEHHGFGETQQKTGEYAEDLAATMLATTLGIEFDVNAAWSEREQTYKASGKIIKTKHTCQSAEGDKNGLWTTTIAVAMFL from the coding sequence ATGTTTGTCCCGACCAAGATTTTTTTCACAAAAGGGGTTGGTGTCCACAAGGATCGGCTTGGATCCTTTGAGCTGGCTTTACGAAAGGCCGGCATCGAGAAGTGCAATCTGGTGTATGTCTCGAGTATCTTCCCGCCCAACTGCAAACAGATCTCCCGGGCGGAAGGTCTCCGGGGCCTCAAGGCCGGCGGGATAACGTTCTGCGTCATGGCACGGAACGAGACCAATGAACCTAACCGGCTCGTCTCATCAGCCATCGGCCTCGCGCTTCCAGCCGATGAGAACGAGTACGGGTACCTCTCCGAGCACCACGGGTTTGGCGAGACGCAGCAGAAGACCGGCGAGTATGCCGAGGATCTTGCAGCAACGATGCTTGCGACAACGCTCGGCATCGAGTTCGATGTCAATGCCGCGTGGTCTGAGCGGGAACAGACTTACAAGGCCAGCGGGAAGATCATCAAGACCAAACACACATGCCAGTCAGCGGAAGGAGACAAGAACGGTCTCTGGACAACGACGATTGCCGTTGCAATGTTTTTGTAA
- a CDS encoding HAD family hydrolase, producing MNQDLREQEPLGKRIRTLLFDMDNTLFDLVEAQIFSCREVTRLLGRDEGETLFKYFLRPIRGFEAHENILDYMKDRQIPDDGRYSESCRLYETAKLRHITPYEGVLSTLESLREDGYRMGIVTDAHSRDATRRLEKTGLLPYFDGMVTCDMVRVKKPAREPFLFALEMLKSDFCETLIIGDSPRRDLEPCRQLGITTVYARYGDRFSRTRNYAGADFCIDSMDQLQGILDRVGMPGP from the coding sequence GTGAATCAGGATTTGCGGGAACAAGAACCGCTGGGAAAACGTATCAGGACCCTCCTTTTCGACATGGACAATACGCTCTTTGATCTGGTGGAAGCACAGATATTTTCCTGCCGGGAGGTTACACGGTTACTTGGGAGGGATGAGGGAGAGACCCTTTTCAAATACTTTCTCCGGCCGATCCGGGGGTTTGAGGCACACGAGAATATCCTCGATTACATGAAGGACCGGCAGATCCCGGATGATGGACGCTATTCCGAATCCTGCCGGCTGTACGAGACTGCCAAACTCCGGCACATCACCCCGTATGAGGGGGTTCTCTCCACGCTTGAATCGTTGCGGGAGGATGGGTACCGCATGGGCATTGTCACTGATGCTCATTCCCGGGATGCAACGCGGCGCCTTGAGAAGACCGGGCTGTTGCCGTACTTCGATGGCATGGTCACCTGCGACATGGTCCGGGTGAAGAAACCCGCAAGGGAGCCGTTCCTCTTTGCGCTCGAGATGCTAAAATCTGATTTTTGCGAGACACTGATCATCGGGGACAGCCCGCGACGTGACCTTGAACCCTGCAGACAGCTGGGCATCACCACGGTCTATGCCCGGTACGGGGACCGCTTCTCAAGGACCCGGAATTATGCCGGGGCTGATTTCTGCATCGATTCCATGGATCAGCTGCAGGGCATCCTGGACCGGGTGGGCATGCCTGGTCCGTGA
- a CDS encoding 2'-5' RNA ligase family protein, producing MEETYLIEIRLARTKWRIRNTILAIAGAFHLEPYMERHPHITLFGPLVLHPGTTPEDLLDTIGRIACGYGPVPFLFNGWEMRQGMHGSVIAFGVIPSKALRDLSRDLAASLCPVADSLNAWDKEPDAKWFHITVANKLETEQASYCISRLDWQEPKKTAYHIEKTGFFGRILIGLKKILHRHDTGHFPPLLLDGTGLRITIMQNDDILAEYDLLEKRWIYGDHSHDSRSWQETLGNYRRFMGFELGGTRSTDEGDIFVIADMHLGHANIIRYCSRPFIFSDCAEMDSVLIRNWNFTVDGNAEIYHVGDLQYGRDAPPVTGYLQQLGGRATFITGNHDGEMPGWMEHTELSYQGTRFFLVHDPNNAPPGFDGWVIHGHHHNNELRYFPFMDFANRRINVSVEVIGYVPVSLREILSRIREHEKSGTTGSLLLRFPHVLPEDTRKDPGR from the coding sequence ATGGAAGAGACTTATCTCATCGAGATCCGCCTTGCACGAACCAAATGGCGGATCCGGAACACTATACTCGCCATTGCCGGTGCGTTCCATCTCGAACCCTACATGGAACGCCACCCCCACATCACCCTTTTTGGCCCGCTGGTCCTGCACCCTGGCACAACACCGGAAGATCTTCTCGATACAATCGGCAGGATTGCATGCGGATACGGGCCGGTCCCGTTCCTGTTCAACGGGTGGGAGATGCGGCAGGGTATGCACGGCAGCGTCATCGCGTTTGGCGTCATTCCCTCGAAAGCATTGAGAGACCTCTCCCGGGACCTGGCTGCTTCACTCTGCCCTGTTGCTGACAGCCTCAATGCATGGGACAAAGAGCCCGATGCGAAATGGTTTCACATAACGGTTGCCAACAAGCTCGAAACGGAGCAGGCTTCCTATTGTATCTCCCGGCTGGACTGGCAGGAACCCAAAAAAACAGCATACCATATTGAAAAAACAGGGTTTTTCGGACGAATCCTCATTGGCCTCAAAAAAATCCTGCACAGACATGACACCGGACACTTCCCCCCGCTTCTTCTGGACGGGACCGGCCTCCGGATTACCATTATGCAGAATGACGATATCCTTGCCGAGTACGATCTCCTGGAAAAACGCTGGATATATGGCGATCACAGCCACGACAGCAGGTCATGGCAGGAGACACTCGGGAATTACCGCCGTTTTATGGGCTTTGAACTCGGGGGTACCCGGAGTACTGACGAGGGGGATATCTTCGTTATTGCCGACATGCACCTTGGCCACGCCAATATCATCCGCTACTGTTCCCGCCCGTTCATCTTCTCTGACTGTGCCGAGATGGATTCGGTGCTGATACGAAACTGGAACTTTACCGTTGACGGGAACGCGGAGATCTACCACGTCGGCGACCTGCAGTACGGCAGAGATGCTCCCCCGGTTACAGGATATCTCCAGCAGCTGGGGGGCAGGGCCACATTCATAACCGGGAATCATGACGGGGAGATGCCCGGGTGGATGGAACATACCGAGCTCTCCTATCAAGGTACCCGTTTCTTCCTTGTTCACGATCCAAATAATGCACCCCCGGGTTTTGATGGATGGGTTATCCACGGCCACCACCATAACAACGAGCTCCGGTATTTCCCTTTCATGGATTTTGCAAACCGTCGGATAAATGTCAGCGTTGAAGTTATCGGATACGTGCCGGTCAGCCTCCGTGAGATTCTCTCCCGGATCCGTGAACACGAAAAGAGCGGGACAACGGGATCGCTACTACTCCGGTTCCCCCACGTGCTGCCGGAAGACACGCGAAAAGATCCCGGCCGGTAG
- a CDS encoding MBL fold metallo-hydrolase: MIFERIVSRGLAQNSFFIGSGQVAAVIDPRRDCGIYLDLAEQHECVITHIFETHRNEDYVSGSAELSGRCGAEICHGSRMDFTYGRPAHDGDHFTIGTLEITVLETPGHTEESISLVVRDRDVSDQPYMVFCGDTLFSGDIARTDFFGPARKAEMAEKIFCSITEKLLPLGDGVIVCPAHGAGSICGGEIADHPFTTIGYERKTNPVLLLGKEGFVAKRITESPYLPPYFRTMEHYNRVGAPLLPRDPRLLPLTVMEVNEYRKTGCLVIDIRAPTSFGAGHIPESLSLWRDGISAFLGWFADYKKPIVLVDDFNQNLEEVYRHLIRLGYDNTAGFLAGGFPAWTRAAKEISTLPTCSVHYLKKHLESATPFLLDVRDIRNRRTAGFIRGSDHIYAGEVPQYLDRIPRDEPVFVYCDAGYKGSLAASFLAAQNYRNVTNVLGGMTAWKQAGFRIEKG, from the coding sequence ATGATCTTTGAACGTATTGTTTCCCGGGGTCTTGCACAGAATTCATTTTTCATAGGGTCGGGGCAGGTCGCCGCAGTGATCGATCCCCGGAGGGACTGCGGGATTTACCTTGACCTTGCAGAGCAGCACGAGTGCGTGATCACGCACATCTTCGAGACACACCGGAACGAGGATTATGTATCCGGGTCTGCTGAACTCAGCGGGCGGTGCGGTGCCGAAATCTGCCACGGGAGCCGCATGGACTTCACATACGGAAGACCGGCACATGATGGCGACCATTTCACTATCGGGACTCTGGAGATAACGGTACTCGAGACACCGGGGCACACGGAAGAGAGCATCTCGCTCGTTGTCCGGGACCGGGATGTCTCGGACCAGCCCTACATGGTCTTCTGCGGGGACACGCTCTTTTCCGGGGATATTGCCCGGACAGATTTTTTCGGACCGGCAAGAAAAGCGGAGATGGCAGAGAAGATCTTTTGTTCCATCACGGAAAAACTTCTCCCGCTTGGCGATGGGGTGATCGTCTGCCCGGCCCACGGCGCAGGATCGATCTGCGGCGGAGAGATCGCGGATCACCCGTTTACCACTATCGGATACGAGAGAAAGACAAACCCGGTCCTTCTGCTCGGGAAAGAGGGGTTTGTTGCCAAAAGGATCACTGAATCCCCGTATCTCCCCCCGTATTTCCGGACCATGGAACACTACAACCGGGTGGGTGCCCCGCTGCTGCCAAGGGATCCCCGTCTCCTCCCGCTCACCGTCATGGAGGTGAACGAATACCGCAAAACCGGCTGCCTGGTGATCGATATCCGCGCTCCCACCAGTTTCGGGGCCGGGCATATACCTGAAAGCCTCTCGCTCTGGCGCGACGGGATCTCCGCGTTCCTTGGCTGGTTCGCCGATTACAAAAAACCGATCGTTCTCGTCGACGATTTCAACCAGAACCTTGAGGAAGTATACCGCCATTTGATCCGGCTCGGGTACGATAACACTGCCGGCTTCCTGGCCGGGGGCTTTCCCGCATGGACACGGGCTGCGAAGGAGATCAGCACTCTCCCGACGTGCTCGGTTCACTATCTCAAAAAGCACCTGGAATCCGCGACCCCGTTTCTCCTTGACGTCAGGGATATCAGGAACCGACGTACTGCCGGTTTTATCCGGGGATCGGATCACATCTATGCAGGGGAGGTCCCGCAGTACCTTGACCGTATCCCGAGAGATGAACCGGTATTCGTGTACTGCGACGCGGGATACAAGGGAAGCCTTGCAGCAAGTTTCCTTGCCGCACAGAACTACCGCAACGTCACGAACGTCCTTGGGGGTATGACGGCCTGGAAACAGGCCGGGTTCCGGATTGAGAAAGGGTGA
- a CDS encoding pyridoxamine 5'-phosphate oxidase family protein: protein MEIIKIPRMEKQEYDKLIEKGYVCRIAFQGEKYPYIAPFLYVFDGSFMYFLSTKYGKKLEYFRKSPYVSVEIEKYTKDLSSYTFVTLQGYLEEVQDSIEKKIIREKFVDLIVERNLSCNIMAALGHSPTEAPVAIAEEERSLVWKLVGVKDLVALKNL from the coding sequence ATGGAGATCATCAAGATCCCGCGGATGGAAAAACAGGAATACGATAAGCTGATTGAGAAAGGCTACGTCTGCCGGATCGCGTTCCAGGGTGAGAAGTACCCGTACATCGCCCCGTTCCTCTACGTCTTTGACGGCTCATTCATGTATTTTCTCTCGACGAAATACGGCAAGAAACTAGAGTACTTCCGGAAAAGCCCGTATGTGTCCGTAGAGATAGAGAAATACACAAAAGATCTCTCATCGTACACGTTTGTCACACTCCAGGGATACCTTGAGGAAGTCCAAGATTCCATTGAGAAGAAGATCATCAGGGAAAAGTTCGTGGACCTTATTGTTGAACGCAATCTCTCGTGCAATATCATGGCGGCGCTCGGCCACTCCCCAACGGAAGCTCCGGTTGCCATAGCCGAAGAGGAGCGTTCCCTGGTCTGGAAACTGGTCGGGGTCAAGGACCTGGTTGCCCTGAAAAATCTCTGA